The window TGATCCCCAGCTTCGAGGATACGCTCAAGGACTTCGGCGTGACCACCGACGGCGTGCGTACCACGCCGCTTTCCGGCCAGCCTGACGTGGTGGGCGGTTTCTCGCCCGCCGTGGATGCGCTGTTGCAAGGCTCGATCGAGAGCACTTACGGCAAGTTCGTCGGCATCGTCGCCAAGGCGCGGGGCAAGACGCCGCAGCAGATCGACGCGATCGCGCAAGGGCGCGTGTGGCCGGGCAATGATGCGCTGCGCATCGGCCTTGTCGACCAGATGGGCGATCTCGACGATGCGCTGGCCTATGCGGCGAAAGTGGCGGGTCTGGGCAACCAGCCCTGGCATGCGCAGTACCTTGCCTCGAAGACTACCGGCTGGAGCGCGCTGCTGGGTGGCGTGGAGAGCCGGGCGCAAGCACGCTCGGGCACTCCCTCGGTGGTGCTGGACTATCCGGGCTTCGTCGCCGCGCGCCAGCAGGCGCAGATCACCCATGCGCTGGCCGATCTTGGCGGGATGATGCAGGCTCGCGATGCACAGGTCTACTGCATGGAATGCGCCGCACTCCCGGAAGGTGCGGCGGTCCGGCAGGCAGATGGCGACTGGGTCAAGGCCCTGGCGCGATATTTATTGAACTGAGGGAGCAGGGGCTCCGTCAGACCTGCGAAGGCAGTTCGGCGGGGCCTTCGTCCGGGACATCGGTGTCCGGCCCCAGTGGGGGTAGTTCTCCGGGGGCGGAGGGCTCTGTCGGGTCGCCGGGCCGGGCGGGAATCTCGGGCGGAATATTTCCGGGATTGTCTGCCGGATTCGGGGCAGGTTGGGTCGCCATGATCGCGTTCCTCTCGTGTTTTCGTGTGTGCTTCGCGATTTGGGGTGCACATTCGCTCCGGCAAGGCTCCAAAAGCGCGGATGTTCCCGCCTTGCGACGAGTCGCGGCGCTTGCCCTTTTGCGCGCAGCCTTATAAGGGCACGTCCCTTGAAGTTTCAGTCTTCATCCATGCGGGCGTGGCGGAACTGGTAGACGCAGCAGGTTTAGGTCCTGCCATCGCAAGATGTGGGGGTTCGAGTCCCTTCGCCCGCACCAGTGCTTCGCCCCGACCGGGATGAGTCAAGAAAATCGGCCGCAAGGCCTGCTTGAATTGCACAGGAAGGCAGCGAAATGCAGATCGTCGAAACCACCAACGAGGGGCTGAAGCGCGCCTACACGGTGACCATCCCCGCTACCACGATTTCCGAGCGCGTCGAGGGCGAGATCAAGAAGATCGCTCCGCAGGTGCGCATGCCCGGCTTCCGCGCCGGCAAGGTGCCCGCCAATCTCGTGCGCAAGATGCACGGCGAGGCGATCCACCGCGACGCGCTGAGCACCGCGATCCGTGAAGCCATGGACAAGCTGGTTGCCGACAAGGCGCTGCGCCCCGCCATGAACCCCGATGTCGCGCTGGGCGAAGGCTACGAAGAAGGCAAGGATGCCGAGCTGACCGTCAGCCTCGAAATCCTGCCCGAGATCGCGGCGCCCTCGATCGACGGTTTCAAGCTCGAGAAGCTGACTGTGCCCGTCTCGGACGAGGCCGTCACCGAATCGCTGGAGCGTATCGCCAGCCAGCAGCAGCGTTTCGAAGCCAAGGACGGCGCTGCCGCTGTCGGCGACCAGCTGATCATCGACTTCACCGGCAAGCTTGATGGCGTCGAGTTCGACGGTGGCAAGGCCGAGAAGGCTCCGCTGGTGATCGGCGCAGGCCGCTTCATCCCCGGCTTCGAAGAGCAGCTGACCGGCGCCAAGGCCGGTGACGAGCGCACCATCACCGTGACTTTCCCCGAGGATTACCCGGCGGAAAACCTGGCGGGCAAGGAAACCACCTTCGACATCGTCGTGCACGAAGTGAAGGCGCCTTCCGAATCGAAGATCGACGACGACTTCGCCAAGGAACTGGGCCTTGAGAGCCTTGAGCAGCTCACCGGCCTGCTGAAGGGCCAGCTGGAGCAGGAGACCGCTGGTCTTACTCGCACCGCCATGAAGCGCTCGCTGCTCGATCAGCTGGCCGCAGGCCATGACTTCGCGGTTCCGCCGACCATGGTTGAGGCCGAGTTCCAGCAGATCTGGCAGCAGCTGACCCAGGAAGCCCAGAACGAGGAAGACGCGGAAGCCGCGCTCGCCGAGATCGAGGCCGAGAAGGACGACTACCGCAAGATCGCCGAGCGCCGCGTGCGTCTGGGCCTGCTCCTGTCGGAAATCGGCCAGGCCAATGGCGTGGAAGTGAGCAGCCAAGAAATGTCGATGCTGATGAGCCAGGCTGCTCAGCAGTACCGCCCGGAAGACCGTCAGCGCTTCATGGAATACGTCGCCAACGATCCGATGGCCGCTGCCCAGCTGCGCGCTCCGCTCTATGAGGACAAGGTCGTCGACTTCCTCATCGAGAAGTCGGAAGTGACCGAGCGCGAAGTGACCCGCGAAGAGCTGCAGGCCGCCATCGAGGCCGATGCCGACGCGGACGCCACCGAAGAGAAGAAGCCCGCCAAGAAGGCACCGGCCAAGAAGGCTGCTGCCAAGAAGGACGAGGCTTCGGCGGACGAGGCTGGCGAAGAGAAGCCCAAGAAGGCACCGGCCAAGAAGGCCGCTGCCAAGAAGGCTGACGACGCTGAAGCCGGTGAAGAAGCGCCTGCCAAGAAGCCGGCCGCCAAGAAGGCCCCGGCCAAGAAGGCTGCCAAGGAAGACTGATTTCGGCTTGGGGGCTTTGATAGCCCCCACCGTTACCGGTTCCTGAAAAGGCCCGCTGCGAGAGGATCGCGGCGGGCCTTTTCGTTGGTGTGACAGGTGTGTCAGTTTGCGGGGAGGGGATCGGCGACCGCGTACCAGCCAGAGCCGACGCGGTGGATCACGATGTGCCGGATCGGGAAGCCCATATCCCGGATATGCCGCAGGATATCGGGGGCACTCACTGGCTTCTTGGTCTGGTGCTCGGTCCAGAACACGGTCGGGCAGGTCTGGCTGATCGCGGTGGACCCGGCAGGCTCCACCGCGAAGTGCAGGCGGTCTGCCACATAGTGATAGGCGAAGGGATAGACCTGCGCATTGTCGGCAGGCTTCATGTTCATGACGTCCCGGTTCCAGCGATAGCCGGGGTGAACGACAGTGGTCGGGCAGGCCTTCACCAGAGCAGCGATGGGCTCGCCGGTCATCATCCAGCTGGGGATATGCGCGGCGGTGCGGACGTTGTGAACCATCGTGTAGCAGCTGTAGGCGAGGATCAGTGCGAGCCCGATGGCCGCCTGACGCGGCGATGCGATCTGCAGCAGGTGACCCGTCGCAAGTCCGGCGCCGAACAGGACCGCGCCGAACATTGCGGTCAGATACTTCTCGACCAGCATCGGGTGGAGGAGATGGAGCGCGGTGAGGCCGACCGCCGTCAGAATCAGGCCAGCAGCCAGCAGGGCGAGGGCGCCCAGCTCTCCCGAAGGGCGACGGCGGAGGGCCACGTCGATCAGAAGCAGTGCCGATCCGGCGAGCGCGGCCAGCAGCAGCAGTGGATTGGCCTCGATCGTGCGCAGGATGCCCAGTTCGATAGACCATCGCGCGGTGGAAAAGCCCGGCTTGATCCAGAACACGCGGGTATTGTCCATCCACAGCGGAAACTGGACGCTGGTGATTGCGGCGAACACCAGCCCGCCGGCCAGCGGGGGCAGCGCGATGGCGCGTGCCTCTCGCCAGTCACGACGGGTGAGGGCGGCGAGCAGAAAGGGGGCGATCAACGCGGCGGCAGTCAGCGAGGTGACGATATGCGTGTTGAACGCCAGTAACGCCGTGATCCACCAGGCGGCCTGCCGCACAGGCGTTCCCGCCGAGCCGGTCAGACGGATCGCTGTCAGGCA of the Novosphingobium sp. 9 genome contains:
- the tig gene encoding trigger factor; translated protein: MQIVETTNEGLKRAYTVTIPATTISERVEGEIKKIAPQVRMPGFRAGKVPANLVRKMHGEAIHRDALSTAIREAMDKLVADKALRPAMNPDVALGEGYEEGKDAELTVSLEILPEIAAPSIDGFKLEKLTVPVSDEAVTESLERIASQQQRFEAKDGAAAVGDQLIIDFTGKLDGVEFDGGKAEKAPLVIGAGRFIPGFEEQLTGAKAGDERTITVTFPEDYPAENLAGKETTFDIVVHEVKAPSESKIDDDFAKELGLESLEQLTGLLKGQLEQETAGLTRTAMKRSLLDQLAAGHDFAVPPTMVEAEFQQIWQQLTQEAQNEEDAEAALAEIEAEKDDYRKIAERRVRLGLLLSEIGQANGVEVSSQEMSMLMSQAAQQYRPEDRQRFMEYVANDPMAAAQLRAPLYEDKVVDFLIEKSEVTEREVTREELQAAIEADADADATEEKKPAKKAPAKKAAAKKDEASADEAGEEKPKKAPAKKAAAKKADDAEAGEEAPAKKPAAKKAPAKKAAKED